Proteins found in one Oncorhynchus keta strain PuntledgeMale-10-30-2019 chromosome 2, Oket_V2, whole genome shotgun sequence genomic segment:
- the LOC118376196 gene encoding oligodendrocyte transcription factor 3-like, with amino-acid sequence MHSDSSSSRSSSPDMDGMYLRDHLNSVSSTQNELLQKMTSEHLSRHGENTSSGGSKYKLKKQVTDQEIQHLRLKINGRERKRMHDLNLAMDGLREVMPYAHGPSVRKLSKIATLLLARNYILMLNSSMDEMKRLVGEIYGGHHSAFHCGTVSGHSGNPALQVHPLLGSALSSSTSSTLTTTLPGLTSIRAPHSLMKSAPAHPLQLGSGFQHWAGLPCPCPICQVPPPPHIPISSAGLTRLASGNKDVIK; translated from the coding sequence ATGCATTCTGACTCCAGCTCGAGCAGATCTTCCTCACCAGACATGGATGGAATGTATCTCCGAGACCACCTCAATTCAGTGTCCTCAACGCAGAACGAACTCCTCCAGAAGATGACGAGCGAGCATCTTTCCAGGCACGGGGAAAATACGTCATCTGGCGGGAGCAAGTACAAACTCAAGAAGCAGGTGACCGATCAAGAGATTCAGCATCTGAGGCTGAAAATCAACGGACGGGAGCGCAAGAGGATGCACGACTTGAACCTGGCGATGGACGGCCTCCGGGAAGTTATGCCTTACGCACACGGTCCGTCTGTAAGAAAGCTGTCGAAGATTGCCACTCTCCTGCTTGCCAGAAACTACATCCTGATGCTCAACAGCTCCATGGACGAGATGAAAAGGCTGGTTGGAGAAATCTACGGCGGACATCATTCTGCGTTCCACTGCGGGACAGTGAGCGGCCACTCTGGCAACCCGGCGCTTCAGGTGCATCCGCTGCTCGGGAGCGCGCTGTCCTCGTCCACATCCTCTACCCTCACCACCACCTTACCTGGACTTACCTCCATCCGAGCGCCTCACTCCTTAATGAAGAGTGCCCCTGCACACCCTCTTCAGCTCGGCAGCGGCTTCCAACACTGGGCAGGTTTACCATGCCCGTGCCCCATATGCCAAGTACCTCCACCCCCTCATATTCCTATCAGTTCAGCGGGACTGACGAGACTTGCAAGCGGAAACAAGGATGTGATAAAGTAA